CCTTCACGATATCGCGGACGACCGGCGCGCCGCCCCACTCGGAAATGTAGGAGGAGAGAATCACGGAGTTGAACTCGATGAGATCGCCGGGCCGAAGGTCGGCGCCCGGGGGCACGAGTTCGTCCCCGGTCGGGATGATCGCCACCACGGGGCGCTTGCGGACGCGGACGCGCGTGACGCCCGCGGCCAGCATCCCCCCCAGGTCGTAGGGACGCAGACGGTGCCCCGCCGGGAAGAGGAGCTGGCCCTCGACCACATCCTCCCCCGCGACGCGCACATGGTGCCAGGGAGAGAGGGCCGCCTCGAGGCGGATCGTCCCATCGCCCGCATCGTCCACGATTTCGATCATGGCGACCGCATCGCACCCCGGCGGCAGGAGATCGCCGGTGTCGACGGGATGCGCATCCACATCCACCCGCAGGGTGATCGGCTGTACCGGGGAGGCCCCGAAGGTCTGCTCGGCGCGCACGGCATAGCCGTCCATGGCGGCGGCGTGAAAATGGGGGCTCGACACCGCCGCGTAAACTGCCTCGGCCGCCACCCGGCCGAGCGCCTCGGGAACCGGAATCTCCTCGGCGGGAAGAGCGGCGGCCGGTATCCGGGCGAGCAGCCGCGCGAGGGCCTCCTCCCGGGGAATATTCTCCAGATAGATGTTCCGCCCCGCCAGGGGAAGAGGATTCGTCATCTTTGTCCTCAGTAGAGCGTGACTTCCACTTCGGTGTCGGCCGTCAATCCTTCCCGCTCGAGCGGGATCACGATATAGCCGTCGGCCTTGGTCATGGTCGAAATCATGGCCGAGCTTCCCATGAGCGGGTGCGCCACCAGTTCCCCGTCCTTGCGCTCGAGGGCGACGCGGACCAAATCCTCCCGCCCCGGCGCCGAGGGAAGATTTCTCGACAGGCGGGCGGAGACTCTCCCGTCCGGCCCCGCCGCCCTCTCGGCCTCGCCGCTCAGCTGCCGGAGAAGAGGACGCACGAAAGCGTGGAAGATCATGAGCGCGGAGACGGGATGTCCCGGTATCCCCAGCACCGCCTTGTCCACCCCTTCTTTCCGCACCCTTCCGATGATGGTGGGCTTGCCGGGCTTGATGGAGATGCCGTGCACGAGAACGCCCGGCTCCCCGAGCGAATCAATGGCCTCGACGGTGTGATCGCGCACCCCCATCGAGCTGCCCCCCGAGATGAGCACGACATCGGAGCGATCGGCCGCCTTCGCGAGCCGCGCCTTGATGATGTCCAGATCGTCCGGGAGGATGTCTTCGGTCTCGGGGATACCGCCCGCCTCGGTGACAGCCGCCGCGAGGGAGAAGCGGTTGATGTCGCGGACCTGGCCGGGAGCGGGCGTCTTCCGCGGATCGATCAGCTCATCCCCCGTCGGAAGGATCGCCACCCGCGGCTGGCGCCGCACGTTCACCGTCAGAATGCCCACGCCGGAAAAGGCGCCGATGTCCTGGCTGCGGAGCCGCGCCCCTGCGGACAGAATCCGCTCTCCGGCCTTGAGATCATCGCCTACGGCCAGGATGTTCTCACCCACCGAAACGGGGCGCTTGATCTCGACGGTCTCGGGGTCGGGGGCGGAGGTGTACTCCTCCATGACGACACCGTCGGCGCCCTCGGGGATCATCCCCCCCGTGCTGACGCGGGCGGCCTCCCCGCGCCCCAGCGAAAACCCCGGGGCCTGCCCCATCAGGACCTGTCCGGCGACATTCAGATAGGCCGGGATGGACTCTCCCGCGCCGAAGGTGTCGGCGGCCCGCACGGCATAGCCGTCCATCGTCGCACGGGGAAAATCGGGAAGCGGAACAGGGCTGCACACATCTTCGGCGAGAATGCGGCCCACGGCACTGAAGACAGGTACCTCCTCCGCAGGGAGCGGCGCAAACCCCCGCACCGACTCCATGGCTTCCTGTGGCGAGACGACCTGGAAAAATTCCATGGCACCACCTCTACTCCGCCGGATGGCCCGGCATAGACTCTCAAAAAAACCATCAAAAAAAGCCAGCCCCCGCAAATGCGGAGCTGGCTCGGCAATCCCGGAATGCCGGAGGGGAGACATCCGGCTCCGTCTTCATGCCCAGCGCTCCTTTCCAAACTGCGGGAGGCTCCGCCGTTTCCAGCGAAACCCTTTCGGCGCCTTGCCCGTGCCCTCCTTCCTACAAGGAGGGCCGAAGAGCATCAACGCTCGGAGGCTGTACCGGGTAGCGTACCGGCGCAAGGCGCCGGCTGAACTGGTCTAGGCTTTGTCCCCAGTGGTGGTTTTTCCGGAGATCGGGGCCGCGGCCTCTCCGGTCTCTTCTTTCTTCGCGGGGAGTTCCCCGTCGTCACTTATGCCCTTCTTGAAGCTCTTGATGCCGCGCGCCAGGCCGGAACCAATCTCGGGGAGCCGCTTGGCGCCAAAAACCAGCACGGCAATGGCCAGGATGAGCAGAAGTTCGGGAAATCCCATATTCATCGGGAACATGAGCGGACTCCTTGAATGTCGCAGCCCTAGGCGGCCGCATCTGCATAAACCCGGGTGGCCGCAGCAACGGCCTCACCCACCCGGCCATTATAACCCATCTTGCTGAAAATCACTTCCAGGGCCGAAAGGAGGTAGGTGACGTTGGCCTGGGTGGCACCGTGGCCCATCATGCCGATCCGCCAGATTTTCCCGGCCACCGCCCCGAGGCCGCCGCCGATTTCGATGTCGAAATCGTTCAAAAGCTGTTTGCGGACGGCACTATCGTCCACGCCCTCCGGCAGGACAACGGTATTCAAGGTCGGGGTGCGGACCCCTTCCTGGGCGAACATCGTCATTCCCATCGCCTCGACCCCCGCCTGCAGGGCGCGGCTGGCGAGGGCATGCCGGGCGAAGCGGGCCTCAAGCCCTTCCTCGAGGACCACCCGGAGCGCCTCGCGGATGGCGTAGTTCATCGTGATCGGGCCCGTGTGGTGGTAGGAGCGATTGCTGCCCCAGTAGTTTTCAATCATGGTCACGTCGAAATACCAGCTCTTCACCTTCCCCTTGCGCTCGCGCATCTTGCCGATGGCCCGCTCGCTCATCGAGAGCGGGGCAACCCCCGGCGGGCAGGAGAGGCACTTCTGGGTACCGCTGTAGGCGATCTCCACCCCCCACTTGTCCATCTCGACCGGAACACCCCCGAGCGAGGTGACGCAGTCCATGAGAAGAAGCGCGCCGTGCGCGCGGCACAGTTTGCCGATCTCCTCCATGGGCTGGAGAACGCCCGTGCTCGTCTCGGCGTGAATGATTCCGACAAGAGCGGCGTCCGGGTTGGCGTCGAGGGCCTTTTTGAGGTCCTGGGGATCGATGGCATGCCCCCAGGGGGCCTCCACCCGGATCACCTGGGCGCCGTAGCGGCCGGCCACATCGCACATCCGCTCGCCGAAAACGCCGTTGA
The bacterium genome window above contains:
- a CDS encoding molybdopterin-binding protein encodes the protein MEFFQVVSPQEAMESVRGFAPLPAEEVPVFSAVGRILAEDVCSPVPLPDFPRATMDGYAVRAADTFGAGESIPAYLNVAGQVLMGQAPGFSLGRGEAARVSTGGMIPEGADGVVMEEYTSAPDPETVEIKRPVSVGENILAVGDDLKAGERILSAGARLRSQDIGAFSGVGILTVNVRRQPRVAILPTGDELIDPRKTPAPGQVRDINRFSLAAAVTEAGGIPETEDILPDDLDIIKARLAKAADRSDVVLISGGSSMGVRDHTVEAIDSLGEPGVLVHGISIKPGKPTIIGRVRKEGVDKAVLGIPGHPVSALMIFHAFVRPLLRQLSGEAERAAGPDGRVSARLSRNLPSAPGREDLVRVALERKDGELVAHPLMGSSAMISTMTKADGYIVIPLEREGLTADTEVEVTLY
- a CDS encoding alanine--glyoxylate aminotransferase family protein, with translation MSFQELNPHLRLLLGPGPSPVHPRVLRAMSTNVVGHLDPDFLAVMDDCQQMLRQVMNTENRVTFPVSGTGSAGMEAAVCNVIEEGDKAIICVNGVFGERMCDVAGRYGAQVIRVEAPWGHAIDPQDLKKALDANPDAALVGIIHAETSTGVLQPMEEIGKLCRAHGALLLMDCVTSLGGVPVEMDKWGVEIAYSGTQKCLSCPPGVAPLSMSERAIGKMRERKGKVKSWYFDVTMIENYWGSNRSYHHTGPITMNYAIREALRVVLEEGLEARFARHALASRALQAGVEAMGMTMFAQEGVRTPTLNTVVLPEGVDDSAVRKQLLNDFDIEIGGGLGAVAGKIWRIGMMGHGATQANVTYLLSALEVIFSKMGYNGRVGEAVAAATRVYADAAA